One genomic window of Elaeis guineensis isolate ETL-2024a chromosome 2, EG11, whole genome shotgun sequence includes the following:
- the LOC105040411 gene encoding uncharacterized protein, whose protein sequence is MYHCNLVKTPAVPLFSRVPRRPKCWKSAQSFDSRSFADRFLLEALKNSTEWNSQTPGSGNGRSSRCLREGFHQKTWENTSGKKARSFSRGFHLQSLEIIGGRRTRIFPSGFRLKTLESRSFSNGPHMRSLERIRGIQTRVFSSGSEQRAVDSKSLPWLAANEDKERKLVEKRASLRSNSSSWDHSAEIYFSRNSGMPMKGNSEDTVRSEETLQSSRNFANKEKYEDVEKEDDEPTDDPRWDRIKNVYTGFVDRESRIEKPEVRRWNKQEKWGRKTWKEATESSVPKMVGQGVYGVAPVLAALMAARREFYALYVQGGLDLSKNNKKKKDKKAVEKVLQIAEKIGLKVIEASKHDLNMVVDNRPHQGLVLDASPLEMVNIRELEPVSVEGQKAPLWLALDEVTDPQNLGAIIRSAYFFGAGGVVLCAKNSAPLSGVVSKASAGSLELIELLSCKNMMQFLSSSIENGWRVLGGSVSSRAIPLNEVQAGVPTILVLGSEGSGLRPLVERTCTELIRIPGFMPGWVGTTEVDAQESVPINSGQDLKSFYAVESLNVSVAAGVFLYHLNGNNSHVVGEKPNDSFM, encoded by the coding sequence ATGTATCACTGCAACCTCGTCAAGACCCCGGCCGTCCCATTGTTTTCAAGGGTCCCGAGAAGACCCAAATGCTGGAAATCTGCACAGAGCTTCGATTCTCGATCCTTTGCCGATAGGTTTCTCCTTGAAGCACTCAAGAACAGCACCGAATGGAACTCCCAAACCCCAGGAAGCGGTAACGGTAGAAGCTCTCGATGTTTACGCGAAGGATTTCATCAGAAGACCTGGGAAAACACCAGTGGAAAGAAAGCAAGAAGCTTTTCCCGTGGGTTTCATTTGCAGTCGCTGGAAATTATTGGTGGCAGGAGAACTAGGATTTTCCCGAGTGGCTTTCGTCTGAAAACCCTGGAATCCAGAAGCTTCTCGAATGGACCTCACATGAGATCCCTAGAAAGAATACGCGGAATACAAACTAGGGTCTTCTCCAGTGGCTCCGAGCAGAGAGCTGTGGATAGCAAGTCACTTCCTTGGTTAGCAGCCAATGAAGACAAAGAACGAAAGTTGGTGGAGAAAAGGGCTTCCTTAAGAAGCAATAGCTCCTCCTGGGATCATTCGGCGGAGATCTATTTTTCAAGAAATAGTGGAATGCCGATGAAAGGGAACAGTGAGGATACAGTTAGAAGTGAAGAGACCCTCCAAAGTAGCAGAAATTTTGCTAACAAAGAAAAGTAtgaggatgtggagaaggaaGATGATGAGCCTACTGATGATCCAAGATGGGACAGGATCAAGAATGTGTATACAGGATTTGTTGATCGAGAATCTCGTATTGAGAAACCAGAAGTTCGTCGGTGGAATAAGCAGGAGAAATGGGGAAGAAAGACATGGAAAGAAGCCACCGAGTCATCAGTTCCAAAAATGGTTGGCCAAGGGGTTTATGGGGTTGCTCCAGTTTTGGCGGCATTGATGGCAGCAAGAAGGGAATTTTATGCCCTCTATGTTCAGGGAGGGTTGGACTTGAGCAAAaacaataagaagaagaaggacaAGAAAGCAGTGGAGAAGGTTTTGCAGATAGCTGAAAAGATAGGATTGAAGGTTATAGAAGCTTCTAAGCATGATCTGAATATGGTGGTGGACAACCGACCTCATCAAGGTTTGGTTCTCGATGCTTCTCCATTGGAGATGGTTAATATTAGGGAACTAGAGCCTGTATCGGTGGAGGGTCAGAAAGCTCCTCTCTGGTTGGCTTTGGACGAGGTTACCGACCCTCAGAATTTAGGAGCTATTATAAGGTCGGCATATTTTTTTGGAGCAGGAGGAGTGGTGTTGTGTGCAAAGAACTCAGCTCCTTTGAGTGGTGTAGTTAGCAAAGCCAGTGCAGGCTCCCTTGAATTGATCGAGCTGCTGTCTTGTAAGAACATGATGCAGTTCTTGTCATCATCAATTGAGAATGGTTGGAGGGTTCTTGGAGGATCAGTTTCTTCAAGAGCTATCCCATTAAATGAGGTTCAAGCTGGGGTGCCCACTATACTTGTGCTGGGCAGTGAAGGCAGTGGGTTGAGACCTCTCGTGGAAAGGACGTGTACTGAGCTGATTAGAATTCCTGGATTCATGCCTGGATGGGTTGGAACAACTGAAGTGGATGCTCAGGAGAGTGTTCCGATCAATTCGGGGCAAGATCTTAAGTCCTTTTATGCTGTAGAGAGCTTGAATGTAAGTGTGGCAGCTGGTGTGTTTCTATACCATTTGAATGGGAATAATAGTCATGTTGTAGGTGAGAAGCCAAATGATTCTTTTATGTAA
- the LOC105040392 gene encoding elongation factor 2, translated as MVKFTVEELRRIMDMKHNIRNMSVIAHVDHGKSTLTDSLVAAAGIIAQEVAGDVRMTDTRQDEAERGITIKSTGISLYYEMSDESLKNYKGERNGNEYLINLIDSPGHVDFSSEVTAALRITDGALVVVDCVEGVCVQTETVLRQALGERIRPVLTVNKMDRCFLELQVDGEEAYQTFQRVIENANVIMATYEDPLLGDVQVYPEKGTVAFSAGLHGWAFTLTNFAKMYAAKFGVDEAKMMERLWGENYFDPATKKWTNKNTGSPTCKRGFVQFCYEPIKQIIRTCMNDQKDKLWPMLQKLGVSMKSDEKELMGKALMKRVMQTWLPASSALLEMMIFHLPSPSKAQKYRVENLYEGPLDDVYANAIRNCDPEGPLMLYVSKMIPASDKGRFFAFGRVFSGRVSTGMKVRIMGPNYVPGQKKDLYVKSVQRTVIWMGKRQESVEDVPCGNTVAMVGLDQFITKNATLTNEKEADAHPIRAMKFSVSPVVRVAVQCKIASDLPKLVEGLKRLAKSDPMVVCTIEESGEHIIAGAGELHLEICLKDLQEDFMGGAEIVVSDPVVSFRETVLEKSCRTVMSKSPNKHNRLYMEARPMEDGLAEAIDEGRIGPRDDPKVRAKILSEEFGWDKDLAKKIWCFGPETTGPNMVVDMCKGVQYLNEIKDSVVAGFQWASKEGAMAEENMRGICFEVCDVVLHADAIHRGGGQIIPTARRVIYASQLTAKPRLLEPVYLVEIQAPEQALGGIYGVLNQKRGHVFEELQRPGTPLYNIKAYLPVIESFGFSGTLRAATSGQAFPQCVFDHWDMMSSDPLEPGTQAAQLVSDIRKRKGLKDQMTPLSEYEDKL; from the exons ATGGTGAAGTTCACAGTTGAAGAGCTCCGTAGGATTATGGACATGAAGCATAACATCCGTAACATGTCTGTCATAGCACATGTTGATCATG GCAAGTCTACTCTCACTGATTCTCTTGTGGCGGCTGCTGGAATCATCGCCCAGGAAGTTGCTGGTGATGTCAGGATGACTGATACCCGCCAGGATGAAGCAGAACGTGGTATCACGATCAAATCTACAGGGATCTCTCTTTACTATGAGATGAGTGATGAGTCTTTGAAGAACTATAAGGGTGAGAGGAATGGCAATGAGTATCTCATCAATCTCATTGATTCACCTGGGCATGTTGACTTCTCTTCTGAGGTCACTGCTGCTCTCCGTATTACTGATGGTGCATTAGTCGTCGTTGACTGTGTGGAGGGTGTTTGTGTCCAGACCGAAACTGTTCTTCGACAAGCGCTTGGAGAAAGAATCAGACCTGTCTTGACTGTTAACAAGATGGATAGATGTTTCTTAGAGCTTCAGGTTGATGGGGAGGAAGCCTATCAGACCTTTCAGCGTGTCATTGAGAATGCAAATGTTATTATGGCAACCTACGAAGATCCACTTCTTGGTGATGTCCAAGTCTATCCAGAGAAAGGGACTGTTGCTTTCTCAGCTGGGTTGCATGGTTGGGCTTTCACTCTCACCAACTTTGCCAAAATGTATGCTGCCAAATTTGGAGTTGATGAGGCCAAGATGATGGAAAGACTTTGGGGTGAGAATTACTTCGACCCAGCAACCAAGAAGTGGACCAACAAGAACACAGGTTCTCCTACTTGTAAGCGTGGCTTTGTACAATTTTGTTATGAACCAATCAAACAAATTATCAGAACTTGCATGAATGATCAGAAAGACAAATTATGGCCGATGCTGCAGAAACTTGGTGTCAGCATGAAATCTGACGAGAAGGAACTTATGGGCAAGGCTTTGATGAAGCGTGTCATGCAGACCTGGCTGCCTGCAAGCAGTGCCCTCCTTGAAATGATGATCTTCCACCTTCCATCTCCTTCCAAGGCACAGAAGTACCGTGTGGAGAACTTATATGAGGGCCCACTAGATGATGTATATGCAAATGCTATCAGAAATTGTGACCCAGAAGGCCCTCTTATGCTATATGTTTCAAAGATGATTCCCGCTTCTGATAAGGGTAGATTCTTTGCATTTGGTCGGGTTTTCTCTGGAAGGGTCTCTACAGGTATGAAGGTTCGGATCATGGGACCAAACTATGTCCCAGGTCAGAAAAAAGACTTGTATGTGAAGAGCGTGCAAAGAACTGTTATCTGGATGGGTAAGAGACAAGAGTCTGTAGAGGATGTGCCTTGTGGAAACACAGTTGCCATGGTTGGGTTAGATCAATTCATCACCAAGAATGCAACTCTTACAAATGAGAAGGAAGCCGATGCCCATCCGATAAGAGCTATGAAATTTTCTGTTTCTCCTGTTGTACGCGTAGCAGTTCAATGCAAGATTGCATCTGACCTTCCCAAGCTTGTGGAAGGTTTAAAACGTCTGGCCAAATCAGATCCTATGGTGGTCTGTACAATAGAAGAATCTGGTGAGCACATCATTGCAGGAGCTGGGGAGCTCCACCTTGAGATTTGTTTGAAAGATTTGCAGGAGGATTTCATGGGAGGTGCAGAGATTGTAGTCTCTGATCCCGTGGTCTCTTTCCGTGAAACTGTCCTGGAGAAATCTTGCCGGACTGTGATGAGCAAGTCACCAAACAAGCACAATCGTCTCTACATGGAAGCACGACCCATGGAAGATGGGCTTGCTGAGGCCATTGATGAAGGGCGCATTGGCCCACGAGATGATCCAAAAGTACGTGCAAAGATTCTGTCTGAGGAGTTTGGTTGGGACAAGGATCTTGCTAAGAAGATCTGGTGCTTTGGGCCCGAGACCACTGGTCCTAACATGGTCGTTGATATGTGTAAGGGAGTTCAGTACCTTAATGAAATTAAGGACTCTGTTGTGGCTGGGTTCCAGTGGGCGTCAAAGGAAGGAGCAATGGCTGAAGAAAACATGCGTGGAATATGCTTTGAAGTATGCGATGTGGTTCTGCATGCTGATGCTATTCACAGAGGTGGTGGTCAGATCATTCCAACTGCTAGAAGGGTCATATATGCATCTCAGTTGACAGCCAAACCACGGCTGTTGGAACCAGTTTACCTGGTAGAGATTCAGGCTCCTGAGCAGGCACTTGGAGGCATTTATGGTGTTCTCAACCAGAAGCGAGGCCATGTCTTTGAAGAGCTACAAAGGCCAGGTACTCCCCTTTACAACATCAAGGCTTACCTCCCAGTCATCGAGTCTTTTGGGTTCTCGGGCACTCTGAGGGCTGCCACATCTGGTCAGGCTTTCCCCCAGTGTGTGTTTGACCACTGGGACATGATGTCTTCGGACCCATTGGAGCCTGGTACTCAAGCAGCACAGCTTGTGAGCGACATCCGCAAGAGGAAAGGCTTGAAGGATCAGATGACCCCATTATCTGAATATGAAGACAAGCTCTAA
- the LOC105040401 gene encoding probable 3-hydroxyisobutyrate dehydrogenase-like 1, mitochondrial, which yields MPPRLPSLLRRSHQLYLLGRRLAVHPFSPMSTVSSDRPITPATTRVGWIGTGVMGQSMAAHLLSAGYSLNVFNRTASKAQPLVDRGARLADSPLAVARASDVVFFIVGYPADVRRVALDPATGVLPGLSPGSVLVDMTTSDPALAAEIASAAASAGCAAVDAPVSGGDRGARAGTLSIFAGGEEAVVRRLEPLFRCMGTVRYMGGPGAGQRAKLGNQIAIASTMVGLVEGMVFAHKAGLDVSKWLEAISTGAAGSKSLEFYGKRILERDMEAGFYVHHFVKDLGICLMECQSMGLALPGLALAQQLYVSLMAHGEGGLGAQALILSIERLNILASREGGVWLSSGNVNPAFLIMNNLCWLDWGL from the coding sequence ATGCCCCCTCGCCTGCCATCCCTCCTGCGCCGGTCCCACCAGCTCTATCTCCTTGGTCGCCGCCTTGCCGTCCACCCGTTCTCCCCGATGTCGACCGTCTCCTCGGACCGGCCCATAACTCCGGCCACCACTCGGGTCGGCTGGATCGGGACCGGCGTCATGGGCCAGTCCATGGCTGCCCACCTACTCTCGGCCGGCTACTCCCTCAACGTCTTCAACCGGACTGCCTCCAAGGCCCAGCCCCTCGTCGATCGTGGCGCCCGCCTCGCCGACTCCCCCCTCGCGGTCGCCCGCGCCAGCGACGTCGTCTTTTTCATCGTCGGCTACCCCGCCGATGTCCGCCGCGTCGCCCTCGACCCCGCCACCGGCGTCCTTCCGGGCCTCTCTCCGGGCTCCGTCCTTGTCGACATGACCACTAGCGACCCCGCCCTCGCCGCTGAGATCGCCTCCGCGGCCGCCtccgccggctgcgccgccgtcGACGCCCCTGTCTCGGGCGGCGACCGTGGGGCCCGGGCGGGCACGCTTTCGATCTTTGCCGGCGGGGAGGAGGCGGTCGTCCGGCGGCTGGAGCCGCTGTTCCGGTGTATGGGGACGGTGAGGTACATGGGAGGGCCGGGAGCGGGGCAGCGGGCGAAGCTGGGGAACCAGATAGCGATCGCGTCGACGATGGTGGGATTAGTGGAGGGGATGGTTTTCGCCCACAAGGCTGGGCTCGACGTGAGCAAATGGCTGGAGGCGATATCAACGGGGGCAGCGGGGTCGAAATCGCTGGAGTTCTATGGGAAGAGGATTTTGGAGAGAGACATGGAGGCGGGGTTCTACGTGCACCACTTCGTCAAAGACCTCGGCATCTGTTTGATGGAATGCCAGAGCATGGGCCTGGCGCTGCCGGGATTGGCACTGGCGCAGCAGCTCTACGTATCGCTGATGGCCCATGGAGAGGGGGGTTTGGGGGCACAGGCGTTGATTCTGTCCATCGAGAGGCTCAACATACTTGCCTCAAGGGAGGGTGGCGTCTGGTTGAGCTCTGGTAACGTCAATCCTGCTTTTCTGATAATGAATAATTTATGTTGGTTGGACTGGGGTTTGTAA